The Geotalea uraniireducens Rf4 genome window below encodes:
- a CDS encoding glutamate-5-semialdehyde dehydrogenase, with protein MSFLGRFPMTIAEKIRKIAADARQASLAMARLSSAAKNELLMNMAMALINNTPHLVEENAKDLSAGEKKGLSAAMLDRLMLDEARIKAMADGLREVVGLPDPVGEVTRMWKRPNELTVGKMRIPLGVIGIIYESRPNVTADAAALCLKAGNAVVLRGGSEAIYSNVAIARILQDEMRKDGIPVAALSVIPFVEREGVTEMLKQEEFIDVIIPRGGESLIRFVVEHSKIPVIKHYKGVCHVFVDASADFDMAERIIVNSKTQRPGVCNALETLLIHKDVAETFIPRIFETLAALKVEMRGDDCFRQFAPGATPATEEDWHAEYLDLILAARVVDDMDEAIAHINKYGSLHTEAIITSDYGNSQRFLREVNSSVVLVNASTRFSDGNQLGLGAEIGISTTKLHSFGPMGLEDLTTTKFIVYGEGQVRP; from the coding sequence ATAAGCTTTTTAGGGAGGTTCCCGATGACCATTGCCGAAAAAATCCGAAAAATAGCCGCCGATGCCCGTCAGGCATCCCTTGCCATGGCCAGGCTCTCTTCTGCTGCCAAGAACGAGCTCCTGATGAACATGGCCATGGCCCTGATCAACAACACCCCTCACCTGGTAGAGGAGAACGCCAAGGACCTTTCTGCCGGGGAGAAGAAGGGGCTTTCCGCTGCCATGCTCGACCGGCTGATGCTCGACGAGGCCCGCATCAAGGCCATGGCCGATGGCCTGCGTGAGGTGGTCGGTCTACCCGATCCGGTGGGGGAGGTGACGCGCATGTGGAAGCGTCCCAACGAGTTGACCGTGGGTAAGATGCGCATCCCGCTCGGCGTGATCGGCATCATCTACGAGTCGCGTCCCAACGTGACGGCCGATGCCGCCGCCCTCTGCCTGAAAGCGGGGAATGCCGTGGTGTTGCGCGGCGGTTCCGAGGCGATCTACTCCAACGTGGCCATTGCCCGCATCCTCCAGGACGAGATGCGCAAGGACGGCATCCCGGTTGCCGCCCTGTCTGTGATCCCCTTTGTCGAGCGGGAAGGGGTGACGGAGATGCTCAAGCAGGAGGAGTTCATCGACGTGATCATCCCCCGCGGCGGGGAGAGTCTGATCCGCTTCGTCGTCGAGCACTCCAAGATCCCGGTCATCAAGCATTACAAGGGGGTCTGCCACGTATTCGTCGATGCCTCTGCCGACTTCGACATGGCCGAGCGGATCATCGTCAATTCCAAGACCCAGCGGCCCGGGGTCTGCAACGCCCTGGAAACCCTCCTCATCCACAAGGATGTGGCGGAGACCTTCATCCCCCGCATCTTCGAGACCCTGGCGGCGCTCAAGGTCGAGATGCGCGGGGACGACTGCTTCCGCCAGTTTGCACCTGGAGCCACACCGGCCACGGAAGAGGACTGGCATGCCGAATACCTGGACCTGATCCTCGCTGCCAGGGTGGTGGACGACATGGACGAGGCCATCGCACACATCAACAAATACGGCTCGCTACACACGGAAGCCATCATCACCAGCGACTACGGCAACTCCCAGCGCTTCCTGCGCGAGGTGAACTCCAGCGTGGTGCTGGTGAACGCCTCCACCCGCTTTTCCGACGGCAACCAGCTCGGCCTCGGCGCGGAGATCGGCATCTCCACCACCAAGCTCCACTCCTTCGGGCCCATGGGGCTTGAGGACCTGACCACAACCAAGTTCATCGTCTACGGCGAAGGGCAGGTAAGGCCGTGA
- a CDS encoding cytochrome c7, whose protein sequence is MKKIIAAVALTIFAAGTALAADTITLPAKNGNVTFNHKMHQDTLKDCKICHEKGPGKIEGFGKELAHKTCKGCHEEKKAGPTKCGECHKK, encoded by the coding sequence ATGAAAAAAATCATCGCAGCAGTGGCACTCACCATCTTCGCCGCCGGGACGGCATTGGCCGCCGACACCATCACCCTGCCGGCCAAAAACGGCAACGTCACCTTCAACCACAAGATGCACCAGGATACGCTGAAAGATTGCAAGATCTGCCACGAAAAGGGACCGGGCAAGATCGAAGGGTTCGGCAAAGAGTTAGCCCACAAGACCTGCAAAGGCTGCCATGAAGAGAAGAAGGCAGGCCCGACCAAGTGCGGTGAGTGCCACAAGAAGTAA
- the gpmI gene encoding 2,3-bisphosphoglycerate-independent phosphoglycerate mutase, which translates to MPKQPLLLMILDGWGINPHQENNAIARANTPNMDRLSTSYPYVEMGTSGLSVGLPEGQMGNSEVGHLNIGAGRVVYQDLTRISKAIDDGDFFENPVLLDCIAKTKAAGGRLHLAGLLSDGGVHSHNTHLYALLQLAKREGVKDVFVHCLLDGRDTPPQSGVDYLARLEAEIVRIGAGRIATVIGRFYAMDRDNRWERVEKAYRAMVCGEGEGFASAAAVIDQSYQNGVNDEFVLPSVITANGAPVGTVRDGDGFIFFNFRSDRAREITRSLTDAGFTGFERPQFPRLASYVCMTTYDETFGLPVAFGPEALKNIFGEVLGRLGLRQLRIAETEKYAHVTFFFNGGSEVPFPGEDRALIPSPKEVATYDKKPEMSVYPVTEELLKRLDEDLYDVIILNFANADMVGHTGIMAAAIRAVEAVDDCVGRLVAKVRSLGGRVLITADHGNAEIMVDENGGPHTAHTCDRVPFILVDDTRKDAKLRPGILADIAPTILDLLGIPQPQEMTGKSMIVK; encoded by the coding sequence ATGCCTAAACAACCACTTTTGCTGATGATCCTCGACGGTTGGGGGATCAACCCCCACCAGGAAAACAACGCCATTGCCAGGGCTAACACGCCGAACATGGACCGGCTCTCGACCTCCTACCCCTATGTTGAGATGGGGACATCGGGCCTTTCCGTCGGTCTGCCCGAGGGACAGATGGGCAATTCCGAGGTGGGGCACCTGAACATCGGCGCCGGGCGCGTTGTCTACCAAGACCTGACCCGGATCTCCAAGGCGATTGATGACGGCGATTTTTTCGAGAACCCCGTGCTCCTCGACTGCATCGCCAAAACCAAGGCCGCAGGGGGCAGGCTCCATCTGGCCGGGCTCCTTTCCGACGGCGGCGTCCATTCCCACAACACCCACCTCTATGCCCTGCTGCAGCTGGCGAAGCGGGAGGGGGTCAAGGATGTCTTTGTCCATTGCCTGCTGGACGGCCGCGACACCCCGCCACAGAGCGGTGTCGATTACCTGGCCCGGCTTGAGGCGGAAATCGTCCGGATCGGCGCGGGGCGCATCGCTACGGTCATCGGCCGCTTCTACGCAATGGACCGGGACAACCGCTGGGAACGGGTGGAAAAGGCCTATCGGGCCATGGTCTGCGGCGAGGGGGAAGGTTTTGCCTCTGCCGCTGCAGTCATTGACCAGAGCTACCAAAACGGCGTCAACGACGAATTCGTGCTCCCCTCGGTGATCACGGCAAATGGCGCCCCGGTCGGCACCGTTCGGGACGGCGACGGCTTCATCTTCTTCAATTTCCGTTCGGACCGGGCCCGGGAAATAACCCGTTCCCTGACCGATGCCGGTTTCACCGGTTTCGAGCGGCCGCAGTTTCCCCGGCTCGCCTCCTACGTCTGCATGACCACCTATGACGAGACCTTCGGCCTGCCGGTCGCCTTTGGCCCGGAGGCGCTGAAAAACATCTTCGGCGAGGTGCTCGGCCGTCTGGGCTTAAGGCAGCTGCGCATCGCCGAAACGGAAAAATACGCCCACGTCACTTTCTTCTTCAACGGCGGCAGCGAGGTCCCCTTTCCCGGCGAGGACCGGGCGCTGATCCCCTCACCGAAGGAGGTCGCAACCTATGACAAGAAACCGGAGATGAGCGTCTACCCCGTCACCGAGGAGCTTCTGAAAAGGCTCGACGAGGACCTCTACGACGTGATCATCCTCAACTTCGCCAACGCGGACATGGTCGGTCACACCGGCATCATGGCTGCGGCTATCCGTGCCGTCGAAGCGGTCGACGACTGCGTCGGCAGGCTGGTGGCCAAGGTGCGGAGTCTCGGCGGGCGGGTGCTCATCACCGCGGACCACGGCAATGCCGAGATCATGGTCGATGAGAACGGCGGCCCCCATACCGCCCATACCTGCGACAGGGTGCCGTTCATCCTCGTGGATGATACGCGCAAGGATGCAAAGCTTCGCCCCGGTATCCTCGCCGATATTGCGCCGACCATCCTGGATTTGCTCGGCATCCCGCAGCCGCAGGAGATGACCGGCAAGAGCATGATCGTGAAATAA
- a CDS encoding cytochrome c3 family protein: MKKVLAVALMVAFAASAAFAADTVVLKAKNGNVTFDHKKHSATGDCKSCHGEGTPAKLTLGKDAAHKLCKGCHETKKAGPTKCGECHKK, translated from the coding sequence ATGAAGAAAGTACTTGCGGTTGCTTTGATGGTTGCTTTTGCTGCATCGGCTGCGTTTGCCGCTGACACCGTTGTTCTGAAGGCCAAAAACGGAAACGTTACCTTCGACCACAAGAAACACAGCGCCACCGGCGATTGCAAAAGCTGCCATGGTGAAGGGACTCCTGCTAAACTGACCCTTGGCAAAGATGCCGCCCATAAGCTTTGCAAAGGCTGTCACGAAACCAAGAAGGCAGGCCCGACCAAGTGCGGTGAATGCCACAAGAAGTAA
- a CDS encoding ComF family protein, translating into MFFRALIDILFPPLCHICKTFIPDAGDIHLCAGCREKLIPLNSPLCLVCGVPFATENGIDHLCGPCLSHPPAYAAARAALVFSGPVQDLVHRFKYGHKVHLCRPLGLLTAGHLAGFAAHVAADLVIPVPLHKKRLRWRGYNQAVLLGGILAKQWRLPLLRHNLRRVRWTEPQVNLAATERAENVRGAFAVTDKDAVAGKRVILVDDVYTTGSTVAECAKTLKCAGAEAVFVVTAARVA; encoded by the coding sequence TTGTTTTTCCGCGCCCTGATCGATATACTCTTTCCGCCCCTCTGTCACATCTGCAAGACGTTTATTCCCGACGCCGGCGACATTCACCTCTGCGCCGGCTGTCGTGAGAAACTCATTCCGCTGAATTCTCCCCTGTGCCTCGTGTGCGGTGTTCCGTTTGCAACCGAGAACGGCATCGATCACCTGTGCGGCCCCTGCCTGTCCCATCCCCCGGCCTATGCGGCGGCCCGTGCCGCCCTTGTTTTCAGCGGGCCGGTGCAGGATCTCGTTCATCGTTTCAAGTATGGACACAAGGTTCACCTCTGTCGACCGCTCGGTCTTTTGACCGCCGGGCATCTGGCCGGTTTTGCCGCACACGTAGCGGCCGACCTCGTCATTCCGGTTCCGCTCCATAAAAAAAGACTGCGTTGGCGCGGCTACAACCAGGCGGTGCTCCTCGGGGGGATTCTGGCGAAACAGTGGCGGCTGCCGCTTTTGCGCCATAATCTGCGCCGTGTCCGTTGGACCGAGCCGCAGGTCAACCTTGCAGCCACGGAGAGGGCGGAGAACGTGCGGGGTGCGTTTGCCGTCACAGACAAAGATGCTGTTGCGGGGAAACGGGTAATTCTGGTCGATGACGTCTATACCACCGGCAGCACGGTTGCCGAGTGCGCCAAAACCCTCAAATGCGCCGGAGCCGAGGCGGTTTTTGTCGTTACCGCGGCGAGAGTTGCCTGA
- a CDS encoding helicase C-terminal domain-containing protein, translating to MKRYFSENALLQMRDAIAGAHGNEVFFLGRTDEAKLVIDAEPLARGNRDAVAAIMIAASFGDVVIHNHPSGILTPSRADLEIASLLGNQGVGFYIIDNAAERCYQAVSPFARTAVERLSYPEIERWYAPAGILAEHLKGYEHRAEQTRMAFAVAEAFNEERIAVIEAGTGTGKSLAYLLPAVLWGIRNRERVVISTNTINLQEQLIKKDIPFLQKYGDLDFRAVLVKGRNNYLCMRKLESVKAEPTLFKDDAANELQAIIDWSRKTGEGCRSDLSFIPRDETWEELSCEADQCGRVKCPHYTRCFFYKARREAAGADLLVVNHALLMADVAVRQETGYGSTAILPPFERLIFDEGHHLEDVATSFLSAQVSRNGLLKIIGKLQHPRKAQRGLLPLLSAQLSREVPEALDDIYMEVAAILEGRIIPRRGAVTDAINRTMDAIGAALIAHLRRDREKKEELKLRLTPVIYASAFWMEVEERVNELCEELADYASALRSFLKACEKLPDRVVEKLSGNLVDLKGVKGRLETAQENLRFFIAREEGFCRWFEVRKGAKGMVVKLCSSPLEVAESIKSVILDKFKTVVVTSATLAVGERFDYLERRTGLSLVNRSRVTELLLASPFDYEHQTFVGIPADIPEPVAAGFEAALREYLLRGLTISQGRAFVLFTSYDLLSRVYNHLAEPLKRAGLTPMRQGEINRHLLLSQFKKAHNAVLFGTDSFWEGVDVKGRALELVVITRLPFRVPTEPILEARAEHIAACGGDPFMEYTVPQAVIKFKQGFGRLIRSREDRGAVLILDSRVLSKNYGRFFLRSLPGARMVQGSGDEVFAGMAGFFNPSTASPASQ from the coding sequence ATGAAACGCTACTTTTCTGAAAATGCCCTGCTGCAGATGCGCGACGCGATAGCCGGTGCGCATGGCAATGAAGTCTTCTTCCTCGGACGCACCGACGAGGCGAAGCTCGTCATCGATGCGGAGCCATTGGCCCGCGGCAACCGCGATGCAGTAGCGGCGATCATGATCGCCGCTTCGTTCGGCGACGTGGTGATCCACAACCACCCCTCCGGCATTCTCACCCCTTCCCGGGCCGACCTTGAGATCGCTTCCTTGCTCGGCAACCAGGGGGTCGGTTTCTACATCATCGACAATGCCGCCGAGCGTTGCTACCAGGCGGTTTCCCCCTTTGCCCGGACCGCCGTCGAGCGCCTCTCCTACCCGGAGATCGAGCGCTGGTACGCCCCCGCCGGCATCCTCGCCGAACACCTCAAGGGGTACGAGCACCGCGCCGAGCAGACCCGCATGGCCTTTGCCGTTGCCGAGGCGTTCAATGAAGAACGCATAGCCGTCATCGAGGCGGGAACCGGTACCGGCAAGTCCCTCGCCTACCTCCTTCCCGCTGTCCTCTGGGGCATCCGCAACCGGGAGCGGGTGGTCATCTCCACCAACACCATCAACCTGCAGGAGCAGTTGATCAAAAAGGACATCCCCTTCCTGCAAAAATACGGCGACCTGGATTTTCGGGCAGTCCTGGTAAAGGGACGCAACAACTATCTCTGCATGAGGAAACTGGAAAGCGTCAAGGCTGAGCCGACTCTGTTCAAGGACGATGCCGCCAACGAGTTGCAGGCGATCATCGACTGGAGCAGGAAGACCGGCGAGGGGTGCCGCAGCGACCTCTCCTTCATCCCCAGAGACGAAACCTGGGAAGAGCTCTCCTGCGAGGCCGACCAGTGCGGCAGGGTCAAGTGCCCCCACTACACGCGTTGCTTCTTCTACAAGGCACGCCGGGAAGCCGCCGGAGCCGACCTGCTGGTGGTGAACCATGCCCTGCTCATGGCGGATGTGGCCGTCCGGCAGGAAACCGGCTACGGTTCAACCGCCATCCTCCCCCCATTCGAGCGGCTCATTTTCGACGAGGGTCATCACCTGGAGGATGTGGCGACGAGTTTCCTCTCCGCCCAGGTTTCCCGCAACGGCCTCTTGAAAATAATCGGCAAGTTGCAGCACCCGCGCAAGGCCCAGCGTGGCCTGTTGCCGCTTCTTTCCGCCCAGCTGTCACGGGAAGTGCCGGAAGCACTCGACGACATCTACATGGAGGTTGCCGCCATCCTCGAAGGGCGGATCATTCCCCGGCGGGGCGCTGTTACCGACGCCATAAACCGCACCATGGACGCCATCGGCGCAGCCCTTATCGCCCATCTCCGCCGCGACAGGGAAAAGAAGGAGGAGCTTAAGCTGCGCCTCACTCCCGTCATTTACGCAAGCGCCTTCTGGATGGAGGTGGAGGAGCGGGTAAATGAGCTCTGCGAGGAGTTGGCCGACTATGCGTCTGCGCTCAGGAGTTTCCTCAAGGCCTGCGAAAAGCTCCCCGACAGGGTAGTGGAAAAACTGTCGGGAAACCTGGTGGACCTGAAGGGGGTGAAGGGGAGACTCGAAACAGCCCAGGAAAATCTTCGCTTTTTCATCGCCCGGGAGGAGGGATTTTGCCGCTGGTTCGAAGTGAGAAAAGGGGCGAAAGGGATGGTGGTGAAGCTCTGCTCCTCCCCACTGGAGGTGGCGGAGTCCATAAAGTCGGTGATACTCGACAAGTTCAAGACCGTTGTCGTCACTTCCGCCACCCTGGCGGTAGGGGAGCGCTTCGACTATCTGGAAAGAAGAACCGGATTGAGCCTCGTAAACCGGTCGCGCGTTACGGAGCTGCTCCTCGCCTCCCCCTTTGATTACGAGCACCAGACATTCGTCGGCATTCCCGCCGACATCCCCGAGCCGGTCGCAGCCGGCTTTGAGGCGGCACTCCGGGAGTACCTCCTGCGCGGACTCACCATCTCCCAGGGGCGGGCGTTCGTACTATTCACCTCTTACGACCTGCTCAGCCGCGTTTACAATCATCTGGCCGAACCGCTGAAAAGAGCGGGTCTGACTCCGATGCGCCAGGGTGAAATCAACCGCCACCTGCTCCTTTCCCAGTTCAAAAAGGCGCACAACGCCGTGCTCTTCGGTACCGACTCTTTCTGGGAAGGGGTTGACGTGAAGGGGAGAGCGCTGGAGCTGGTGGTAATCACCCGCCTGCCGTTTCGGGTGCCGACCGAACCGATCCTGGAAGCACGGGCCGAGCATATCGCCGCATGCGGCGGCGACCCGTTCATGGAATACACCGTCCCGCAGGCAGTTATCAAGTTCAAGCAGGGTTTCGGCAGGCTGATCAGGAGCCGGGAGGATCGGGGTGCTGTGCTGATCCTCGACAGCCGCGTCCTGTCGAAAAACTACGGCAGGTTCTTTCTCAGGTCGCTCCCCGGTGCCCGCATGGTCCAGGGAAGCGGAGACGAGGTTTTCGCCGGGATGGCCGGGTTTTTTAACCCTTCGACCGCATCTCCCGCTTCGCAATAA
- the nadD gene encoding nicotinate-nucleotide adenylyltransferase, which yields MKIGILGGTFNPIHNAHLRIAEEVRDRFDLGRVMFVPAASPPHKPLAGELSFDVRYRMVQLAIADNPAFTISDVEGRRGGKSYSIDTLKGLHSAFPHDEFFFIVGSDSFLDIGSWREYAAIFNLCNIVVVERPGAAVAALDAALPVAIAHEFCYYEAEKRLAHRSGYSVYSIAGTLLDISSSDIRELARLGRSIRYLVPQSVEHYIKEQRIYNDAR from the coding sequence ATGAAGATAGGTATCCTCGGCGGCACCTTCAACCCGATCCACAACGCCCACCTCCGCATCGCGGAGGAGGTCCGCGACAGGTTTGACCTCGGTCGGGTGATGTTTGTGCCGGCCGCTTCTCCGCCGCACAAGCCGCTGGCGGGGGAGCTCTCCTTCGACGTCCGTTATCGGATGGTGCAGCTGGCGATAGCCGACAACCCGGCATTTACCATTTCCGATGTGGAGGGGCGGCGGGGTGGCAAATCCTACTCCATCGACACCCTGAAGGGGCTGCACAGCGCATTTCCCCATGACGAGTTTTTCTTCATCGTCGGCAGCGATTCTTTCCTGGATATCGGTTCCTGGCGGGAGTACGCGGCCATATTCAACCTGTGCAACATCGTGGTGGTTGAGCGTCCAGGCGCGGCTGTCGCGGCTCTGGACGCGGCCCTCCCTGTTGCCATAGCCCATGAGTTCTGCTATTATGAGGCGGAAAAACGGCTTGCCCACCGCTCCGGTTATTCCGTCTACTCCATTGCAGGAACCCTTCTCGACATATCATCAAGTGACATTCGCGAATTGGCGCGGCTCGGCCGCTCGATCAGGTATCTGGTGCCCCAGTCGGTCGAGCACTACATTAAGGAACAGAGGATTTATAACGATGCCCGATAA
- the rsfS gene encoding ribosome silencing factor — MPDKKEMTSRERAIKCAACALDKKALDVKILEIKKLSSIADYLVLATGRSDKQAQAIADSVKQGLKKFGKALDIEGMQEGRWVIIDYGDVIVHVFQEEVRRHYNLDELWGNAPLVEIPVEYLWEDKEK, encoded by the coding sequence ATGCCCGATAAAAAAGAGATGACTTCCCGGGAACGGGCCATAAAGTGCGCCGCGTGCGCCCTGGATAAAAAAGCCCTGGATGTCAAGATCCTGGAAATCAAGAAGCTTTCCAGCATTGCCGACTATCTGGTGCTGGCCACCGGTCGGTCGGACAAGCAGGCCCAGGCCATTGCCGACTCGGTAAAGCAGGGGCTCAAGAAGTTCGGCAAGGCGCTGGATATTGAGGGAATGCAGGAAGGTCGCTGGGTGATCATCGATTACGGCGACGTGATCGTCCATGTCTTTCAGGAGGAAGTGAGACGTCATTACAACCTGGATGAATTGTGGGGCAATGCACCCCTTGTGGAGATTCCGGTGGAATACCTCTGGGAAGATAAAGAGAAATGA
- a CDS encoding helix-turn-helix domain-containing protein produces MDNPAEKTEKSPLPGVAIDGTTIKSIREAKKLTQLYVASVVGVTTDTISRWENNRYPTIKRENAEKLATALDVELEEILRQGPAVMEEEPTPSFTPTKRRLVIAAAVVLMAAGLTIYLFIRQLAATPTAVRWLPHYAAPGEIVPVQIKVTRRDSGSRGFIIKEQLPAGWRLVKAVPAASSGEPAAAEVKWLIPGGNGPVSVSYTVQIPETAPVNRKALFSGKIIVNTGGINRTEPIGGIAAVTVGAFHWADANGDGRIDDNEIMPAYYLTEELKGLGLDWKSIEAIWSGKGYVWDKERKTFVVVK; encoded by the coding sequence ATGGACAATCCAGCGGAAAAAACTGAAAAATCGCCACTACCCGGTGTCGCCATTGACGGGACAACGATAAAAAGCATCCGGGAGGCAAAGAAGCTCACCCAACTCTATGTGGCGAGCGTTGTCGGCGTGACGACCGATACCATTTCCCGCTGGGAAAACAATCGTTACCCGACCATCAAGCGCGAGAACGCGGAAAAGCTGGCAACGGCCCTGGACGTGGAGCTGGAAGAGATCCTCCGCCAGGGGCCTGCCGTAATGGAGGAAGAGCCCACCCCTTCGTTTACGCCAACGAAACGCCGGCTGGTCATTGCGGCAGCAGTTGTCCTGATGGCCGCCGGGCTGACGATTTATTTATTCATCCGGCAACTGGCGGCAACCCCAACGGCGGTCAGGTGGCTTCCCCATTACGCAGCACCCGGCGAGATCGTTCCCGTGCAGATCAAGGTGACGCGGAGGGATAGCGGCAGCAGGGGGTTCATCATCAAGGAGCAGCTTCCCGCCGGCTGGCGGCTCGTCAAAGCGGTTCCGGCGGCCTCGTCGGGGGAACCTGCCGCAGCCGAGGTAAAATGGCTCATTCCGGGCGGCAACGGGCCGGTCTCCGTTTCCTATACCGTGCAGATCCCGGAAACGGCGCCTGTCAACCGGAAGGCGCTCTTCAGCGGGAAGATCATCGTTAATACCGGCGGCATCAACCGTACCGAGCCGATCGGCGGTATCGCCGCTGTGACGGTTGGCGCCTTCCACTGGGCGGATGCCAACGGCGACGGCCGTATCGACGACAATGAGATCATGCCCGCTTACTACCTGACGGAAGAGCTGAAAGGTCTCGGGCTCGACTGGAAATCCATCGAGGCCATCTGGAGCGGCAAGGGGTACGTGTGGGACAAGGAGCGGAAAACATTCGTGGTGGTCAAGTGA
- a CDS encoding lactate utilization protein translates to MSKTRELTDWTYEQKCEKAVESLGKNGFTAVYCPTGQEAYDYIVKEAADAASVGFGGSMSVADLKVADRLKEEGKEILNHSLPGLSLEERVAVMRRQLTCDLFLTGTNAVTLSGFLVNIDATGNRVGSMFFGPKKVIVVAGRNKLVDGDVGAAVKRIKDCATPPNARRLNYNTPCSKTGFCSDCNSPDRICRITTIIDRKPRLTDVRVLVVNEDMGL, encoded by the coding sequence ATGAGCAAAACGCGGGAACTTACAGACTGGACCTATGAGCAGAAGTGCGAGAAGGCGGTGGAGTCGCTGGGAAAAAACGGCTTCACGGCGGTATATTGCCCGACCGGGCAGGAGGCCTATGACTATATCGTCAAAGAGGCGGCCGATGCTGCCAGCGTCGGGTTCGGCGGCTCCATGTCGGTGGCCGATCTAAAGGTCGCCGACCGGCTGAAGGAGGAGGGAAAGGAAATCCTCAACCACAGTCTGCCGGGTCTCTCTTTGGAGGAGCGGGTGGCGGTCATGCGCCGCCAGCTTACCTGCGACCTTTTCCTCACCGGGACCAATGCGGTCACCCTCTCCGGTTTCCTGGTCAACATCGACGCCACCGGCAACCGGGTCGGCTCCATGTTCTTCGGTCCGAAAAAGGTGATCGTTGTGGCTGGGCGGAACAAGCTGGTGGACGGAGACGTGGGCGCTGCCGTCAAGCGGATCAAGGACTGCGCCACTCCCCCCAATGCCAGGCGTCTCAATTACAATACCCCCTGTTCCAAGACCGGCTTCTGCTCCGATTGCAATTCGCCGGACCGGATCTGCCGCATTACCACCATCATCGACCGCAAGCCGCGCCTCACCGATGTCAGGGTGCTGGTGGTGAACGAGGACATGGGGCTGTAG
- a CDS encoding 23S rRNA (pseudouridine(1915)-N(3))-methyltransferase RlmH, with product MKMRVLWVGKTQEEWVRRGIDEYAGRIRRYTPLELAEAKEEKGAAAEAMREREGERLVKLLPRNARLILLDERGEQLSSPDLAGFIAANRDGGVQELAFAIGGAYGFSDSFRSMAYKTIALSRMTFTHQMVRIFLLEQIYRGFTIINGEPYHH from the coding sequence ATGAAAATGAGGGTCCTCTGGGTGGGCAAGACCCAGGAGGAGTGGGTCCGGCGCGGGATTGACGAGTATGCCGGCCGTATCAGAAGGTATACTCCCCTGGAGCTGGCCGAAGCCAAGGAGGAAAAGGGGGCGGCCGCCGAAGCCATGCGTGAGCGGGAAGGGGAGCGCCTCGTAAAACTCCTGCCGCGGAATGCCCGTCTCATTCTCCTCGATGAGCGGGGGGAGCAGCTGTCCTCTCCCGATCTCGCCGGCTTCATTGCCGCCAACCGGGACGGCGGCGTGCAGGAGCTGGCCTTCGCCATCGGTGGCGCATACGGCTTCAGCGACAGTTTCAGGTCAATGGCATACAAGACCATCGCCTTATCCAGGATGACCTTCACCCACCAGATGGTGCGGATCTTTCTCCTGGAGCAGATCTATCGCGGCTTCACCATCATCAACGGGGAGCCGTATCACCACTGA